Proteins encoded together in one Zonotrichia leucophrys gambelii isolate GWCS_2022_RI chromosome 1, RI_Zleu_2.0, whole genome shotgun sequence window:
- the LOC135442584 gene encoding cell surface glycoprotein CD200 receptor 1-A-like: MKAGTNMKIAGKTVYVFVLLTIIMVMRLAGHNSSSLVMTVGNSSVLNCSLKGNITLLKWTITPKAGGVCTLVYRADKKMTHRTTCSDNINLIFTADLPPALEIRQVGLAQEGNYSCDVASAEGNFHKRYHLTVLAPPRLSLSCDEQGSPVCEAAAGKPPAQLSWAPEGSSTAEERCHDNGTVTVLSKFTACSTSVTNVTTCMVSHPAGNRSQSIDCCPSEKIVTNVFLYACIITCVLIIITLLAVIYYFKLHGDRPCHKTKPPEIAPVHSQQDDTMEVEPYTTYVQKENVIYNSVSDLTVGQDLPQDSCPGT; the protein is encoded by the exons gacACAACTCCTCATCCTTAGTGATGACTGTAGGTAACAGCTCAGTTCTCAACTGCTCTTTGAAAGGAAATATAACTCTGCTTAAATGGACAATAACCCCGAAGGCCGGAGGCGTGTGCACCTTGGTATACAGGGCTGATAAGAAGATGACACACAGAACAACCTGCAGTGACAACATAAACTTGATATTCACAGCAGATCTGCCTCCTGCCCTTGAGATACGGCAAGTGGGACTAGCCCAGGAGGGAAATTACAGCTGTGATGTGGCATCAGCAGAAGGGAATTTCCACAAAAGGTACCACCTGACCGTGCTGG CGCCCCCAAGGCTGAGCCTGTCCTGTGACGAGCAGGGCAGCCCCGTGTGCGAGGCAGCGGCAGGGAAGCCGCCggctcagctctcctgggcccCAGAGGGCAGCTCCACTGCAGAGGAGAGGTGCCACGACAACGGGACAGTGACTGTTCTCAGCAAGTTCACAGCATGTAGCACCAGTGTCACCAATGTGACCACCTGCATGGTGTCCCACCCAGCTGGGAACCGGAGCCAGTCCATAGACTGCTGTCCCTCAG AGAAAATCGTCACCAATGTTTTCCTGTATGCCTGCATCATTACTTGTGTCCTGATCATTATCACCTTGCTGGCTGTAATTTACTATTTCAAGCTCCATGGTGATAG acCATGCCACAAAACCAAACCTCCTGAAATTGCTCCTGTACATTCCCAACAG GATGACACAATGGAAGTAGAACCTTATACTACTTATGTGCagaaggaaaatgtaatttacaACTCAGTGTCTGATCTGACAGTGGGGCAGGATCTTCCTCAAGACTCGTGTCCAGGAACATGA